The following coding sequences lie in one Mercenaria mercenaria strain notata chromosome 5, MADL_Memer_1, whole genome shotgun sequence genomic window:
- the LOC123557292 gene encoding gastrin-releasing peptide receptor-like, producing the protein MSLDDYSDYKIAKGIQAAYPPILILVGLTGNIISIIVLAQRKHRKTSTGLLLICLAVTDSVILICVLLVDWLSYLFELSFSSVSCKLRNFITYFLLHLSPWILVIVTVERTCCVLYPQRVRRIFTRRRVLILTVVCIIFFVGLNSHLLYGSELVFDEIANKTSCQITDKHMDFVFKIWPWIDFAFAFAIPFCVLLCGNIIVLKKIKSSHHFRKRSVLKSKYENRSNGSVFSRSGIRRTPYFTTIAVILNITFIVFVSPFTIFAIGQPYWFPLDTKTPKRYAKLLLIGTLMQMLMYTNNAINFILYILCGSKVRKDIVKLLCCKRRRLRAFSDSLSSNTTTKSSFSGSRSSHSSATSQKSDAL; encoded by the coding sequence atgtCTCTAGATGACTACAGTGATTATAAAATAGCCAAAGGAATACAAGCTGCATATCCTCCTATTCTAATCCTAGTTGGCTTAACTGgaaatattatatcaattattGTACTTGCACAACGAAAACATAGAAAGACGTCTACTGGCTTGTTGCTAATATGTCTTGCAGTAACCGACAGTGTTATACTTATATGTGTATTGTTGGTTGATTGGCTGAGCTACTTGTTTGAGTTAAGCTTTTCAAGTGTTTCGTGTAAACTACGCAATTTTATAACGTACTTTTTGCTACACCTATCACCTTGGATTTTAGTCATTGTTACGGTAGAACGTACTTGTTGTGTATTGTATCCTCAAAGAGTAAGACGTATTTTTACAAGGAGAAGGGTACTTATTTTGACAgttgtttgtataattttcttcGTTGGCTTAAACAGCCACCTACTGTATGGTTCTGAGCTAGTCTTCGACGAAATTGCCAACAAAACTAGCTGTCAGATAACCGACAAGCACATGGATTTCGTGTTCAAAATATGGCCATGGATTGATTTTGCTTTCGCATTTGCGATTCCGTTTTGTGTATTGCTTTGTGGCAATATTATTGTGTTGAAAAAGATCAAATCGAGTCACCACTTTAGGAAAAGGAGTGTCTTGAAATCGAAATACGAGAATCGCTCAAATGGGAGTGTATTTAGTCGCAGTGGAATAAGACGCACCCCGTACTTTACAACAATAGCTGTAATACTTAATATAACATTTATCGTGTTCGTTTCACCTTTTACTATATTTGCAATAGGCCAACCGTACTGGTTTCCACTTGACACTAAGACGCCGAAACGATATGCAAAGTTACTTCTAATAGGAACTCTTATGCAGATGCTTATGTATACAAACAATGCAATAAATTTCATACTTTACATTCTTTGTGGTTCAAAAGTTAGAAAAGACATTGTCAAGCTGTTATGCTGCAAACGGAGACGACTTCGGGCTTTCTCGGACAGTTTGTCAAGCAACACAACCACGAAATCTTCGTTCAGTGGAAGCAGAAGTTCTCATTCTTCTGCCACTTCTCAGAAATCAGATGCATTATAA